The following nucleotide sequence is from Sphingomonas swuensis.
GCGCATGCGGAACTGCGGCGGTTATGGACGGAGGTCGGCGATCATCCCGAAGTGCGCCTGAAGCGCGACTTGTGGGAAGGATTGCTGCGCCAGGTCTATGGCGACGATGTTGGCAGCGATACCCTGTTCCTCCAGCACACCTATTTGACAATCCTCGTGAAGGCGATCGCGGCGCGGGTGCTCGATCTCGCGGTGGATGATCCCGGTGAGATGTTGTCCGGCAGGCTGCTGGCCAATGCAGGCATTGTCGGGGCCGTCGAGGCTGATTTCTTCGACTGGCCTCTGCTCGCCGAGGGCGGTGCCGACCTGGTGCGCTCCCTGGCAGCGGAGACGGTGCGCTTCCGGCTGCGCGACGTCGAGGTGGACGTACTCAAGAGCCTGTACGAAAGTCTAATCGACCCGGAGGAGCGCCACGATTTAGGCGAATATTACACCCCCGATTGGCTGGCGGCTCGTGTGGTTGCTGCTGCAATCCCGCGCCCGCTTGAGCAGCGCGTCCTCGATCCTTCTTGCGGCTCGGGGACCTTCCTGTTCCACGCCCTCCGCCGCCTGATAGCAGCAGGTAGGGAGGCGCAGCTGGCGCCGGCCGAGATTGTTGCGGCTTGCGCTGAAAGCGTGTTCGGGATCGACGTGCACCCCGTTGCCGTCTCCCTAGCGCGCGTCACCTGGCTGCTCGCGCTGGGCGATGTGGTGCAGGATCGCCCGCCAGCACTCAGCGTGCCGGTGTACATGGGCGATTCGATGCAGTGGAGCCTACGCCCGCTCGGCGCATCGGCCGAAGTTCTGGTGGACGTGCCTCCGAACGATCCCCCGCTTCGCATCCCCGCCGGTCTGGCGAGCGACCAGACTCTGTTTGAGCGCGCGCTGGACGAACTCAACCGTGGGCTTGACACGCTTGCCGAACCCGAAACGATTTGTGACGCTATTGCCCGCGCAGGCGCCACTGACGAGGACGCGGCGTTACTCGGCCGCACCTTCGCGCAGCTCAAGCAGCTCTATCTCGACGGCCGCAACCACATCTGGACTTTCGTCCTTCGCAATTTGCTGCGCCCCGTCTGGCTGTCGCATCCCGACCACCGTGCGGACGTGCTAATCGGTAATCCGCCGTGGATCGTCTACCGCCATCTCAGCCCAGAGATGAAGGAGCGACTGCGCGAAGGGCTACAGAGCTACGGTCTTTGGATCGGTGGCAGTCTCGCCACTCAACAGGACATGTGTGCCCTATTCTGGGCGCGTGGGGCCGAGCGTTATTTGCGCGAAGGCGGCACGGTGGCGCTGGTCCTGCCGTATGCAGCGCTCAATGCTCCCGTCTTCGCCGCGATGCGCGACGGCAGCATGCAACGTGTGAAGGTCGCGATCACCGGCGGGTGGGGGCTGGAGCGCGTGTGGCCGATCTTCGGCGCGCAATCGGGCAGCAGCACCACGAGCACCTGCGTGCTGTTCGGCGAACGCGATCGGGAGGGAGGTCCGCCCGAGCGGCTCGACCGTTGGGTTGGTGTCCTGCCCCGGCGCGACGCCAGCGAGGCCGAGGCGGCGGAAGTGCTCGAACATGCGAACGCTCGTTGGCCGCGTCCTCGTACGCTTTTGGCCGCCTCACCTTACCGCCGACGCTTTCGTAATGGCGCAAGCCTGTTCCCGAGACGTTTCGTCCTAGTTGAGCATGTTGCAGCTGGACGTATTTTGAGCCGCCGCGACGCGCCGCAGCTCCGAGGGCGAGTTACCAACTTAGATAAGCGGCCGTGGACAGGCGTCGAGCCTCCCGAAGGGCCGGTCGAAAGGGTGTTCGTCCGCCGGATTAGTTTGGGCGAATCCGTCGCGCCATACCGCATGCTCGACCTCGTGACCGGCGTTGTTCCAATGGAGGATGGTATCATCCTGACTTCGGCAGGCGCCGATGCGCACGGGCATCGCGGACTCGCGGCTTGGCTGCGTGACGCTGAGACGAAGTGGAACGAGCACAGCAACAAGGCCGCCGACGGCTCTCCGCGTGTATCGCTAACCCACTCTCTCAACCACCTACAGAAACTAACAGCCCAGGCGGAGCGATCGCCGATCCGCATTCTCTACACGAAGGCCG
It contains:
- a CDS encoding N-6 DNA methylase, with translation MTELLREGFGAAFSELEHERYLVDNSGRIDVAWGATVIELKSDLRREERDVVARMPDYLADASRRSAPGRTTVGVATDGATLLAYTLDHDMLTPIGRYEVEVDHPERLLSWLEPLLAPVPEVMPTPIAVALTFGRHSLAFGRAHAELRRLWTEVGDHPEVRLKRDLWEGLLRQVYGDDVGSDTLFLQHTYLTILVKAIAARVLDLAVDDPGEMLSGRLLANAGIVGAVEADFFDWPLLAEGGADLVRSLAAETVRFRLRDVEVDVLKSLYESLIDPEERHDLGEYYTPDWLAARVVAAAIPRPLEQRVLDPSCGSGTFLFHALRRLIAAGREAQLAPAEIVAACAESVFGIDVHPVAVSLARVTWLLALGDVVQDRPPALSVPVYMGDSMQWSLRPLGASAEVLVDVPPNDPPLRIPAGLASDQTLFERALDELNRGLDTLAEPETICDAIARAGATDEDAALLGRTFAQLKQLYLDGRNHIWTFVLRNLLRPVWLSHPDHRADVLIGNPPWIVYRHLSPEMKERLREGLQSYGLWIGGSLATQQDMCALFWARGAERYLREGGTVALVLPYAALNAPVFAAMRDGSMQRVKVAITGGWGLERVWPIFGAQSGSSTTSTCVLFGERDREGGPPERLDRWVGVLPRRDASEAEAAEVLEHANARWPRPRTLLAASPYRRRFRNGASLFPRRFVLVEHVAAGRILSRRDAPQLRGRVTNLDKRPWTGVEPPEGPVERVFVRRISLGESVAPYRMLDLVTGVVPMEDGIILTSAGADAHGHRGLAAWLRDAETKWNEHSNKAADGSPRVSLTHSLNHLQKLTAQAERSPIRILYTKAGTRLSACWLEDDDVIVDHKAYWSAANSLEEAAYVAAVLNTSIVLDRVRDLQPVGQRDPRDFDNLVWTLPIPEFDANDSVHADLAAAALHAAEVAAGVELPENAHFTTKRRMIRQALEDDGAAEMIERLVDALLPL